Part of the Aquimarina sp. TRL1 genome, CTTCAGCTAAATCTGCATTAGATACAGAACCGAATAACTTATCAGCTACCCCAGCTTTTGCTGGTATTTTGATTTCTAAAGCGGTAACTTTAGTAGATAGTTTTTGTGCTTCCTCAACTATTTTCTTTTCTTTAAAAGCACGCTGCTCTAAAGTTACAGATAATACTTTCTTTGCAGAAGGTGTTGCCAATACTGCATATCCCTGAGGAATTAAATAGTTACGTCCATACCCATTTTTCACTTCCACTATATCGTCTGCGAATCCTAGATTCTCAACGTCTTTCTTTAATATAAGTTCCATAATGTTATGACGAATTTTATTTTAATAAATCACCTACATATGGCATTAGTGCCAGGTGACGTGCTCTTTTTACAGCTACACTTACTTTTCTTTGGTATTTTAATGATGTTCCTGTAAGACGACGTGGTAATAATTTTCCTTGCTCGTTTACAAAAGACAATAAAAAGTCAGGATCTTTATAATCGATATACTTGATACCAGATTTTTTGAAACGACAATACTTTTTATTCTTAGTAGTATCTATATTAAGCGGAGTAAGATATCTGATCTCTCCGTCTTTTTTTCCTTTAGCTTGTTGTTCTATCGATGACATAATTAAGCTTTTTGTTTGTTTCTATTTCTTCTTTTTTCAGCCCAAGCAATTGCATGCTTATCTAAACGAACGGTAAGATATCTCATCACGCGCTCATCTCTTCTGAATTCCAACTCTAAAGCGTTGATAGCCTCTCCTGGCACTGTGTATTCGAATAAATGATAAAATCCGCTTTTCTTGTGTTGGATTTCGTACGCTAACTTCTTAAGACCCCAGTCTTCTTTAGCAATCATCTTGGCACCGTTAGAAACAAGAATGTCTTCGTATTTCTTAACTGTTTCCTTTATCTGATCTTCAGATAAAACGGGATTCAAGATGAAAACAGTTTCATAATGATTCATAAAATCTATTTTTAATTTAAAATTGGCTGCAAAATTAGTTCTTTTTTTTCAATTTCACAACCTCTTTTGAATACCTCGATGAAACACCTTTTTTTATCGATCAAGAACCATTTCATTTGTTAAAGAAAGATATATTCCTTAATATTGTACTTTATATATTAATATTCTATAGTGGAACAATTTCAATTAAAATGTGCGGTAGTAGATGACTCCCGCCTTCAGAGACTAGCAATTGTAAAATTGATAGATGAACACCCGTCATTGGAGCTAGTGGCGGAGTGGAATAATGCTATTGAGACTAAAAATGGTTTACTGGATACTCCTGTTGATCTTTTGTTCTTAGATATAGAAATGCCGATACTCACTGGATTTGACCTACTGGATGATCTGGAAAACAAGCCGCATATTATTTTCGTTACCGGAAAAACGAAATATGCTTTTAAGGCATTCGATTATGACGCTATAGATTACTTAAGAAAACCATTGAAAAGAGAACGTTTTAATGCTGCAGTAGACAAAGCGCTAAGCATGTCTAGATTAACCTCTGAGCATGGCGTAGAAGACGATGATTATATTTTTGTGAAAAGTAATCTTAAAAAGCGAAAAATCTATCTAAGCAACTTAAAATACGTGGAGGCTTTAGGAGATTATGTAAAGTTAATTATGGCGGAAGGAGATCCGATTGTTGTATTAGCAACTATGAAATCTTTTGAGGCTGAATTACCTAGTGATCGTTTTCTGAGAATTCATAAGTCTTATATTGTCAATCTAGATAAGGTAGACCGATATAACAGTAGAAATATTGAGATAGAGGATGAGAAAATACCATTGAGCAGACATAAAAAACATTCGCTTATCGAAGCGCTGGACAACAACAATAGCAGCAACTAATTAACGGAAACGATAATTTTAATAATTATCTACATTAATGAGAATTCTAACCCCTGAGAATTCTTTTATACTACTAAAAGAGGTCAATATTTTACCTAATACTTCTTTAGTTTTATCAAGCGATTGTCCCTGAGGTATTTTAATCAATATGTTTTTATGATATTGGTTTCTTATTCTTGATACCGGAGGGAATTCTGGTCCCAACACATGCTGCTTAAAAACATTGCGAAATGATGTAGCCAGCCAGTTTACAGCCTCATCAACTCTATTATAATCCTTGTGCTTTCCTGTAAATTTAATCAATCTATAGAAAGGAGGGTATTTATACTGTTTTCTTTCTTCTATCTGATCTTTAAACATTGCTAAATAATCATTTACAGTAACTTGTTGCAATATCTGATGATATGGATTATACGTTTGTATCAGTACTTTTCCTCGTTTCTGCGTTCTACCAGCCCTCCCAGCAACTTGCTGAATTAATTGATAACTGCGTTCATGCGCTCTAAAGTCTGGAAAATTCAACAGATTATCTGCATTCATCACACCTACCAGTGTAACATTTCTAAAGTCTAATCCCTTGGATAACATTTGGGTTCCTACCAGAATATCAATATCACCATTCTCGAACTTGGTAATAATTTTTTCATACCCGTGTTTACCCCGGGTTGTATCCTGATCCATCCGTCCGATATTTTTATCCGGAAAGAGTTCTTTTAATTCCTTTTCTATTTGCTCAGTTCCAAACCCCTTGGTTGACAATTCTGTACTTCCGCATGCCATACACTTATGCAACATAGCTATAGCATATCCACAATAATGGCATCTCAATTGGTTTTTTCTTTCGTGATATGTCAAACTCACATCGCAGTTTGTACACTGAGGAGCATGCCCACATGTATTACATTCTACCACAGGAGAGTACCCTCTTCTGTTCTGAAATAAAATTACCTGTTCTTCTTCCTTCAAAGCTTCGCGTATGCTTTGCAATAAGGTATCACTAAAATGACCTGTTACTTCTTTTCTTTTGTATTTTGTTTTTAAATCCACCAAATTAATTTCCGGCATCAATACATTCCCATGTCTTCTCATTAGCTCTACCAAACCATATTTCCCATTACGGGCATTGAAATAGCTTTCTATTGCAGGGGTCGCAGATCCTAACAAGACTTTCCCTCTGAACAATTTAGACAATACAATAGCAGTATCTCTAGCATGATATCTGGGTGCAGGGTCATACTGCTTAAAACTTCCTTCGTGTTCTTCATCTACAATGACCAACCCTAAATCTGTAAACGGAAGAAAAATTGAGGACCGTGCTCCTATAACGATTTGAGCTTTCTCCTTATTTGCTTTTACATTATTCCAGGCTTCCACCCGTTCATTAACAGAATACTTAGAATGATAGACTGTTAACCGCTCCCCAAAATAGGCTTGCAATCTGACAATCAACTGTGTCGTCAGTGCAATCTCCGGTAGCAAGTACAGCACTTGTTTGTTTTGTGCAAGCGTTGCTTCTATTAATTTTACATAAATCTCTGTTTTTCCTGAAGATGTTACCCCATGAAGCAGACAAACATCTTTTTCTTCAAAAACATATTTTATTTCTGCCAACGCTTTTTCTTGAAATTCATTTAGTTTTTTACTTGTTGCTGCCTCTCCTCCATTATACTGTATCCGATCGGATTGCAACTCATATACTACTAAGATCTCTTTAGCTATTAAAGAGTTTACAACTGCAGTACTGGTTCCTGAAATTTTGATCAAATCAGAAACTCTAATTTCTTTTTGGGATTTTGACTGTAGCATGAAAACATGCATTAATACCTCCTTTTGCTTGGGAGCTCTGGTGAGTGAGGTTAATAATTCTTGTAATGCAGTTTCTTCTTGATACTGCTCATGAATCGAAACACAACGTACTATTTTTGGTTTGTATTGTTCGTAAATTTCTTCTTCTACAGTTATAACCTCTTTCTCTAGCAGTCGCTTTATAAGTGGCAAAACTGTTTTCTTTCCTACGATCTTAGCTATTTCATGAATTCTTAAAACACTTTGGTATTGCAGGGCTTCAAATACTAAAAACTCATCATCCTTTAGTGTAGTTTCTATGATTTCAGAATTTTCTTTTTTATGAACTATTGTTTCACTTTCCAACAAAAAGGCGCTTGGCAATGCAGCTCTCATTACTTCTCCCTTAGCACACATATAATACGCAGCAATCCAATCCCATAATGCTAATTGCTCAGTTGTAACAATCGGTTCTTCATCCAGGATATGTTCGATATCTTTTGCTTCATATACCACTGGTGCTTCTCTATGAACCCTTTCCACCAAGGCTGCATACACTTTTGTTTTTCCAAACTGCACAGCAACACGCATTCCTGGTTGCAAAAAAACTGCTTCTTCTTTATTAATTTGATACGTAAACGATTTTTGAAGAGGAATTGGAAGAATTACATCTATAAAATACGACATTAACAGCAGGTATCTAGTGATCTATAAGTTAGTTAAATATGGCTATATCATTATGCAATATAAACAAGTAAACAAAAATACAAGAATATCTTACAGTAAAAAGTGTAATATACAAAGAATCAAAAACTCTTGTTTTTTCAATTAAAAAAGGCTGTGCGATCATATCATGAACCCTATTTTTTATTATCAAAAAATTAACATTGCACCCATAATTTTTGATCAAAAAAGAAGTTCTGCTCTCAAATTAAAATATAAACAAATGAAATTCTTAAAACTCAACTTTGCTATTATAGCACTTACCTGCTATATGCTTGCCGTATCATGTTCAAATGATAATGATCCTATTAACAATGAAGAGCAAACAGCTCCTAATTCATCTCTTAGCAAAAACCCCAAAGAGTACACAGGTGATTGCAACCTGATCGATATATATGACAGATTTAATCATTATGTAGTTGGTGATATAGTAAAATATCGCCAAAACAGTTCCATACCATATAACGTATATCAAAAGACAACATTAAGCTGGACTAATCTCGGAAAGTGTTCTGAAAATCCAGTAAACCCGGATATAAATTTTACTATTTCTGTAGCAACTCAAGGAAATACATGGGTAGTTAATAATCCAACTGAAACACTTAGAATTGTAGGTTCTAATGGAATTACAAACTGGAATAATAAAAATACTACAGCAAGAACATATTTCTATATTAAAGAACCAGGTACTTATGCAATAGGAATTAACGCGAGAGTACAATCTGGCACTTCTCAAATAGAAGCTTCTTTTGGTAATCAATCAAAAACAATAACACTTAACAATACAACTTTTAAAGACATATATATCGGAGAACTTGAAGTACTCACAAAAGGATATTATTATCTCGACCTAAAAGGAATTACAAAAACATCTTACAGTTATGCTGATGTTAAAGCTGTAATGTTGGGTGGGAATGCTACCGATCGAAATATTAAGTTTGTAAAAAATGACATTCATTTTGGAAGAAGAGGTCCGTCGGTACATTTAGGATATGTTATTCCTACTTCTGGTGCTACACAAGCATTTTATAACGAAGTTGAAGTACAACCAGGTCAGGATGCCGTTGGTTCTTTTTATATGGTTAATGGCTTTCAGCATGGTTATTTTGGTATTCAGGTCAACTCAAATACCGAAAGAAGAATCCTATTTTCTGTGTGGAGTCCATATTCCACGGATAATCCCGGAAGTATTCCTGAAGAATACAGAATAAAATTACTAAAAAAAGGTGCAAATGTTATCACTCAGCAGTTTGGAGGTGAAGGATCCGGAGGTCAAAGTTATAAGGTATATAACTGGAACGCTGGTGTGCGATATAAGTTTTTATTAGTAGGAAAACCAGCAGGAAATAATCACACGGATTTTACAGCTTACTTTATGGATCCTACTATAGGAACATGGGATTTGATTGCTAGTTTTAGAAGACCTAAAACAAATTCATATATTACTAATCAGTATTCTTTTCTGGAGAACTTTAATACTAGCACCGGAGCTATTGAAAGAAGTGGTGCTTTTTATAACCAGTGGGTATATGATACCAACAATACCTGGCATGAAATTACACAAGCTAAATTTACATATGATGCAACAGCAGAAAATGAATTTCGTTTTGACTACTCTGGTGGAGTACATGGCTCAGGGTTTTTCTTAAAAAACTGTGGTTTTTTTAATGGTAACATCTCAAAAAACACAACGCTAGAGCGAAACAGTACAGGTAATAATATTCCAAAAATTGATTTTTCTACACTAGAATAATCCTGTTTTTAATATCCAAATTTTAAAAAATAAAGAAGCTGAATTCTACTGAGGTTAATCCAGAGTTCAGCTTCTTTTCCTAGGGTAATTATTACTTTTATTTACTTAGTCCCAGCATCCCTCCTTTGATTAATTCACAGGCCGGCTCATTTCCTAACCAGATCTTAAACAATGCATATTTAAAATCTCTTCCTTTGATAAAACCGATTTCTTCTCCGTTTTTATAGGTTTTTACACCTTTTCCTTTAATATACACCATTTCATAAAAGTCATTGATTTGTGTAGGAGAAGCGAATAATTTTAGAAAGTCTTCAATTCTATCCTGAATACTTTCGGTATTCCCAAACATTGCATCGTCAAAACCTTTTCTGAATACTTTGATCATTCGCGTATTGGTAACTTTTTTTGATATGATATTAAGTCGAATCGACATGCTTTCATCTGATTCCAGAACTATTTTAGGATCACTGTACTTTTGTTTGGTATACAAACCTCCCGAATAGGTTTTGAACCCTAAAACACTTCTAATCCCTGCTCCATTTAATGTCAAATCTTCTCCGTCAAAATTCACCTTATAAGGTAGTACTATATCACCAACCCGAACTTGGGCGATTGCTGCCGTACTTATCAAAACTGCCGTAAATACTAGTGTAATTATCTTATTCATATGTTATAATAGTTTATTGTTCTTTATAATGCTTTCTGAGGGTTAGTCAGTAATACATCTAAAACCTATCGTTAAATTTTGTTAAAAATTTATTTTTGAATAAAAAGGCATGGGAATAATAGACAATCAGACACTTATATATTTATTGTTTTTTTTGAAAACAAAAAAAGTCTGGAAACACAATGTTTCCAGACCTTATACACTTGTTGTTTGTTATATGAATGTGAATGTTACTGCAAGCCTAACATACCTTTTTTAACACTCTCACTAGCGGGTTCTTCTCCTAACCATATCTTGAAAAGAGCGTATTTAAAATCCAATCCTTTGATCATTCCTAGTTCTTTCCCGTTTTTAAAAGCCTTTACTCCTACATCCTTTACATACACCAGATCATATACATCATTTTTGACAATAGGCTCTGAAAAGAATCCTATAAACTTATTAATTCGTTCGTCTAACATTTTAGTGTTTCCGAAAGTGGCTTTCTCAAAACCTTCTTTAACGGCTTTTATCATTTTCTGCTGGGTTACAAATCCGGATACAATATCCAACTTGATTGACATCGACTGATTAGAATCTAATATTTCTTTCGGATCTTTACTTTTTTTCTGCAGATACAAAGCTCCTGCATACATATCAATCCACAATACAGATCGCATTCCAGCTCCATTCATCGTTAAATCGATCCCATCTATTGTCTCTTCATAGGGTAATATAGCTTTACCAATCCTTATCTGAGCGGTAGAGGTTGCAAAAGATAAGAAAGCAATTATTAGCAATAATTTATTCATTTTGTAATTAAATAGGTTTATACTCTAACTTTGATCATCCGCGCAAAAATATAAAAATATTATGCACGCACAGTTTTTTTGTTAATTTTTTTAACAAACAACTATTTAATTTTAGAAAAGACCGATAAATTGTGTGAACGTTATTTTCCTAATAATTCGGACTTTAATCCTTTATCAGCTGGTTGTTTTCCCAGCCATATATTAAATAGTGCTTTTTTAAAATCCATTCCAGTTACAAACCCTTTTTCTTTTCCGTCTTTATAAATTACACTCCCTTTTCCTTTTTCGTATACAATGTCATAAACTTGCCCTACTTCAATTTCGTTATTGATAAATCCGATAAACTTTTCAATACGATCCTGTAGCGGTTTTATATTACCATTGGTTGCTTTTTTAAATCCATCCCTTAATGCATTCGCCATTTTATTTCTGGACATCATTCCTGATAATATATGTAGCTTAATTGCCATCGTTTCATTTGCTGCTGCTATTTGAGCTGCATTAGTACTTTTACTTTTTAAATACAATCCTCCGGCATATATATC contains:
- a CDS encoding DUF3472 domain-containing protein — protein: MKFLKLNFAIIALTCYMLAVSCSNDNDPINNEEQTAPNSSLSKNPKEYTGDCNLIDIYDRFNHYVVGDIVKYRQNSSIPYNVYQKTTLSWTNLGKCSENPVNPDINFTISVATQGNTWVVNNPTETLRIVGSNGITNWNNKNTTARTYFYIKEPGTYAIGINARVQSGTSQIEASFGNQSKTITLNNTTFKDIYIGELEVLTKGYYYLDLKGITKTSYSYADVKAVMLGGNATDRNIKFVKNDIHFGRRGPSVHLGYVIPTSGATQAFYNEVEVQPGQDAVGSFYMVNGFQHGYFGIQVNSNTERRILFSVWSPYSTDNPGSIPEEYRIKLLKKGANVITQQFGGEGSGGQSYKVYNWNAGVRYKFLLVGKPAGNNHTDFTAYFMDPTIGTWDLIASFRRPKTNSYITNQYSFLENFNTSTGAIERSGAFYNQWVYDTNNTWHEITQAKFTYDATAENEFRFDYSGGVHGSGFFLKNCGFFNGNISKNTTLERNSTGNNIPKIDFSTLE
- the priA gene encoding primosomal protein N' is translated as MSYFIDVILPIPLQKSFTYQINKEEAVFLQPGMRVAVQFGKTKVYAALVERVHREAPVVYEAKDIEHILDEEPIVTTEQLALWDWIAAYYMCAKGEVMRAALPSAFLLESETIVHKKENSEIIETTLKDDEFLVFEALQYQSVLRIHEIAKIVGKKTVLPLIKRLLEKEVITVEEEIYEQYKPKIVRCVSIHEQYQEETALQELLTSLTRAPKQKEVLMHVFMLQSKSQKEIRVSDLIKISGTSTAVVNSLIAKEILVVYELQSDRIQYNGGEAATSKKLNEFQEKALAEIKYVFEEKDVCLLHGVTSSGKTEIYVKLIEATLAQNKQVLYLLPEIALTTQLIVRLQAYFGERLTVYHSKYSVNERVEAWNNVKANKEKAQIVIGARSSIFLPFTDLGLVIVDEEHEGSFKQYDPAPRYHARDTAIVLSKLFRGKVLLGSATPAIESYFNARNGKYGLVELMRRHGNVLMPEINLVDLKTKYKRKEVTGHFSDTLLQSIREALKEEEQVILFQNRRGYSPVVECNTCGHAPQCTNCDVSLTYHERKNQLRCHYCGYAIAMLHKCMACGSTELSTKGFGTEQIEKELKELFPDKNIGRMDQDTTRGKHGYEKIITKFENGDIDILVGTQMLSKGLDFRNVTLVGVMNADNLLNFPDFRAHERSYQLIQQVAGRAGRTQKRGKVLIQTYNPYHQILQQVTVNDYLAMFKDQIEERKQYKYPPFYRLIKFTGKHKDYNRVDEAVNWLATSFRNVFKQHVLGPEFPPVSRIRNQYHKNILIKIPQGQSLDKTKEVLGKILTSFSSIKEFSGVRILINVDNY
- a CDS encoding chalcone isomerase family protein produces the protein MKKMFFLFVVVSVMTSGIAQTKVGDAVLPNEVTFNSESLELNGAGIREKFFFDIYAGGLYLKSKSTNAAQIAAANETMAIKLHILSGMMSRNKMANALRDGFKKATNGNIKPLQDRIEKFIGFINNEIEVGQVYDIVYEKGKGSVIYKDGKEKGFVTGMDFKKALFNIWLGKQPADKGLKSELLGK
- a CDS encoding chalcone isomerase family protein, whose product is MNKLLLIIAFLSFATSTAQIRIGKAILPYEETIDGIDLTMNGAGMRSVLWIDMYAGALYLQKKSKDPKEILDSNQSMSIKLDIVSGFVTQQKMIKAVKEGFEKATFGNTKMLDERINKFIGFFSEPIVKNDVYDLVYVKDVGVKAFKNGKELGMIKGLDFKYALFKIWLGEEPASESVKKGMLGLQ
- a CDS encoding chalcone isomerase family protein; the protein is MNKIITLVFTAVLISTAAIAQVRVGDIVLPYKVNFDGEDLTLNGAGIRSVLGFKTYSGGLYTKQKYSDPKIVLESDESMSIRLNIISKKVTNTRMIKVFRKGFDDAMFGNTESIQDRIEDFLKLFASPTQINDFYEMVYIKGKGVKTYKNGEEIGFIKGRDFKYALFKIWLGNEPACELIKGGMLGLSK
- the rplI gene encoding 50S ribosomal protein L9, with product MELILKKDVENLGFADDIVEVKNGYGRNYLIPQGYAVLATPSAKKVLSVTLEQRAFKEKKIVEEAQKLSTKVTALEIKIPAKAGVADKLFGSVSNADLAEAISKEGIEMDKKFITIPGGTIKRLGQYEAKVRFHREVITPVSFEVIAQA
- a CDS encoding LytTR family DNA-binding domain-containing protein, whose product is MEQFQLKCAVVDDSRLQRLAIVKLIDEHPSLELVAEWNNAIETKNGLLDTPVDLLFLDIEMPILTGFDLLDDLENKPHIIFVTGKTKYAFKAFDYDAIDYLRKPLKRERFNAAVDKALSMSRLTSEHGVEDDDYIFVKSNLKKRKIYLSNLKYVEALGDYVKLIMAEGDPIVVLATMKSFEAELPSDRFLRIHKSYIVNLDKVDRYNSRNIEIEDEKIPLSRHKKHSLIEALDNNNSSN
- the rpsR gene encoding 30S ribosomal protein S18 encodes the protein MMSSIEQQAKGKKDGEIRYLTPLNIDTTKNKKYCRFKKSGIKYIDYKDPDFLLSFVNEQGKLLPRRLTGTSLKYQRKVSVAVKRARHLALMPYVGDLLK
- the rpsF gene encoding 30S ribosomal protein S6, yielding MNHYETVFILNPVLSEDQIKETVKKYEDILVSNGAKMIAKEDWGLKKLAYEIQHKKSGFYHLFEYTVPGEAINALELEFRRDERVMRYLTVRLDKHAIAWAEKRRNRNKQKA